In Pseudomonas oryzihabitans, the DNA window CGATCGACATGGTGACATGCTGGTGCTGATGCTGCGATATACCCAGGCACTGATCACCCAGATGTCGCAGACCGCTGTCTGCAACCGCCACCATTCGATAGACCAGCAGCTGTGCCGTTGGCTGTTATTGTCGCTGGATCGTCTGCCTGGCGATCAGCTGAACATGACCCAGGAATTGATCGCCAACATGCTCGGCGTACGTCGCGAAGGGGTCACCGAGGCCGCGGGCAAACTGCAGCGCCAGGGCATTATCGAATACAGCCGCGGCCACATCACGGTACTCGACCGTAAGCAACTCGAACAGCTGAGTTGCGAATGCTATGCCGTAGTGAAAAAGGAAACCGATCGCCTGCTGTCATATCTGCCGATACGCAGTTAAGACACGTACAGCCCTTGCAGCGTGAATGGATCGTCAACATGCCTGTAGGCAAAAACGCCCATCACACATCCAGTCTGACTGTCCGAGCCGGTGCCACGACCCAGCGCATTATGCCCAGAGCATTTCTGGAGAGATCACGCTGTAGACAAGCGCTGCTGGCTAAGAAAGTAGGACATATCCATGGCCTCCAAGGGTTTACTGAAAAAAAACCCTTGGGCCTGATCGCATCCGCTATTCATAAAAAAATCTGCTTCGGCAGAGGTTTCTATGCCTTCAGCTATCACCGTGAGGCCTAGGCTTTTCGCCATTGAGAGCATGGCACCGACCACCGCCTCCCTGCCGCTATCCAATTCGATATCATGAACAAATGACCTGTCTATTTTTAGAAAATCAAAGGGCATACGGGTCAAGTATGAAAAGCTCGAATAACCGGTACCAAAATCATCGAGTGCAAGCAAAACGCCCGCCTCTTTCAGCACCTCCAACCTTATCAAGCATTCGCTCAAATCCTTTATAAAAATCGTCTCCGTTACTTCTAGCTGCAGTAGACCCGGATCCAGCTTACAATCGCGCAAAACCGTAGAAACGTAGTCTGCGTAGGAGTCGTCTTCCAACTCCAACGCCGACACATTGACGGCGATTTTGATCTCCCCTAAACCCAGCGACTTCCATTGGCCTATTTGGGTACAGGCTTCCTTTATCGCCCACCGACCTAACGCCACCACCAATCTCGTCGCCTCAGCGACGGGAATAAAACTATTTGGCGCAACTTCTCCCAAAGCGTCATTGCGCCATCTCATCAACGCTTCAACACCTACAACCGCACCGTTCGAAAGATCGATCTTAGGCTGGTAGACAAGCCTGATCTCGTTAAGATCGATGCACTGACGTAGACCCTCCTCGATTTTCTGCCGCTCCTGGGCCTGAGCGCCTATTTCATTACTAAAGAAGGTATACCCGTTTCGGCCGTTCTGTTTCGTCCGGTACATGGCAGTGTCAGCTTGCGCAATGAGCGAATCTATATCGACATGTTCTTGCGGAGAAAACCCTATACCCATACTGATCGTAATATGAATTTCTTGATGATCTATCAAATAAGGTTCATTGCAACTAGATATGATTTTTTTCGCGACTTTCTCGGCAGCTTCGCGACTCTTGAGTCCTGCGAGCAATACTAAAAACTCATCGCCTCCCTGTCTGCTTACCGTATCTTCCTCCCGCACACATCCCGACAGTCGAGCAGCAACCGAAACCAGAAGCTTATCGCCCACCGAGTGGCCAAAGGAATCGTTTATCCCTTTGAAGTTATCCAAGTCTAGAAAGAGTATCGCGACGTTTGAATGGTTCCTAACGGCGGATCGCAATGATTGTGCTGCCCTGTCACGGAACAACAGGCGATTGGGCAGATGGGTCAACTGATCATGCTCCGCCAGATAAGTCATCTTGGCCTTCATGGCGCGCTCCATCGAGACATCATGGAATACGATGACAGCCCCCGTTACAGCCCCCTTCTCATCGATCATTGGCGCGGTGGAGTCCTCGATGTCTATTGATCCACCGTTACGCCTCAGGAGGACAGCGCCTGCACTCAATCCTGTAGGTGCTAGCTTACTCAGCGCCAGTTCTACCGGATGAGGTATATCGCCAAATGCCCCATCAAGCTTGACTTTCATGACGTCGCTAACGGGCTTCCCTTTTGCCAACTCTTTCGGCCATCCCGTCAGCTTCTCAGCGGCGGGATTGATATATTCAACCTTTCCTTCACCGTCAGTACCTATGACTCCGTCACTGATGGAATCCAGGGTGATCTTTGCTCTCGACAGAGCGCTATTGCGTACGCGGTATCCTTCAGAACCTGTCCAAACGTCTTGTAACACCTGTATCAGGAGGCGAGGATGGGATAACTCATCACCTATATAGATATGCGCGCCTTCTTGAAGGGCGAAATCTACACGTGCGCGGAATGACTCCGACCCTAAAAGCAGAACAGGAATAGGAGAGCTTTTTTTGGCGGCGGCGCTCAAGAGCTCTAGGATTTTAACGGGCTTCAGGACGCTCTTTGTCAGTACCAGGACAATAACATCTGGCTTCTCTTCACCCTTGAGCGCCTCGAGCGCAGAGCCAACACTATTAAATTGGGAAACACCAAAGACAGTAGACGTAGAACCAAGGCTTTTTATGAATCCAGTGGCTCGTGCCTTCGTAGAAACAACCATCAGATTGACGTCCATCACCACCTCTGTCTGGCCAGCCTGTTTTAATATATCCACCGCACAATGAAGCCATGAATCACGTAGCGCGTTCGACTGAATCTATCTATAAAATAACGATCATCAAATTATATTAAACCAAACAAACCCCTAATATCTGCAATACATCCAGGACCTCACGCGCATCCTGGCACGGAGTCAAGAGCACCATTGTGTGGAGCACCCACTAAAACCCTGCAGTCTACTTTTTTAAAAATCGGATTTTTTTAAAAAAATCAAAGACACTGCTACTAGGAGGCCGTCGAAACGAAATAATAACCTAGGTATCCCCTTCGCAATCTAAAGCCGCTCAGAACCCTTTAGGGACTTCGATTATCGCCAACAGGAGGGAGAGCTACTTTTCTATTATCAGAGAGATACTCAGGTCATCCAAAACGGTCCTCTACCAAGAATCAAAAACAAGACTGGACAACAGTACCAGCAAGACCACGCCGATCAGCAAAAAATACAATATACCTTCTGTAGACGTTGAATCTTTTAGCATATCTTCCTTATCAACCTATACGCGTGCCACACGCAACGCGTGAAGTCACAAAACAACCAAATGCAACAAATACTGCAACCATTGGCATTCGCATTTAATTCATAGCGGCGCAAATACCCAGCCACGAATACGGCTAGAAAATCGCATCTACAGCAATGCTGTCGACCACTACCATTGGCAGGAACAGCTAAATCTTCCAGACAGGATCAGCCCTGCATCCAATCGTATTCTTACAAAAGCACACCAAGCATTCCAAGTGAAGGACACTTGGCTGCCACACGCCTTCATGGGCCATTTTTAATTATTGATCCGCCCTCTACATCAAGAGCGGAATGCCTATGAGCGCCCTATCCATTACGCCGCGCCGATAAAACTAGGCAATAAGAGGGAATCCCTTCCCACCCTTGACAGCGCCATCTAATTCCAGCCAACGAAGCCATTCACCGACGCCTTGGACCTGTTATGCCCAAGCCTTCGTGCCAATTACAGACTCGCTATAATCAAATTCTGCACCCAAGGGCATGCGTTCAGTACTCACGGTATATCTTAAGCTGCATTATAAGTGCAAAAAAGGGAGTTTTCCGCTACTCATATTTCCCTGCTTTCAGTGACGCAAGCGGCAAACTTGAATGCAGCGTTCGGCATCTGGACCTTGGATATCTGACCCACCAGACCCTGGTCATTACGACAGCTATGAGAATGATGCGCCCCACGGCAAGGCTTGTCGGTGAACAGCTGAGAGTCAGACAGCCGTAGCCCGCCCGTCTCGCTATCCGTGGTAGTGCTTGAGCTCGAGGAGTCGACGTCCTTTGAGGGGATTCAGGGAGATCAAAGCTTCGGAAAGAGCTAGATGCCATTACCGAATAGGTCAATCGCCTGGCACGCCTACCAAAGCCTATCGGTAAAACGCCCACTCCCCAAAAATCAACCAGCGCATCGACAGGATGAGCAGTAAAGAAAAGCGGCTCTTTATTACCAAAAAAAGTGACTGATTCAGTTCGCCACGCTAGGGAACCAACTTGTCGTTCCTGTCAGCTGTTATTGAACGGTCCGACAGTTCTCGTTGGCGCCGCTTCGCCATTTTCTCTAAACGTAATTCAGCATTCCTGGTTTGCGTTTCTTCCAGGGTAGGTCGTAAATCTTCCGGTCGCGCTCCGGCGTTTGTCCGAGTGTTGGATTTATCATCCATCTATGTTCTCCTGTAAGCGGCATTCGCCTACATCAGAAGTGTTACGATGCTCGCCGTTCAGTGGCCACTATTACCAGCGGTCTAAAGCCACACAGTGACTGGGGACCGGATGCCTTTCGGCACACGCTCTCGCGTCCGGATCCCGCGGGTCAGCGAGCCCTGGCAAGAGCCAGGCATTACCTAGACGGCCGAGGGGATGCACAGCTTGCAGTACCCCTGCAGATCGACTGCCCACAACGACCTCCCCACTCCAGATCTGCCTTAACGGTATCGATCACATCAGCAATTGGGCCAAGCACGCCATTAGGCCAGTCAGAGCAATGCCGCCGATCACGGGTAAGAGGATCCAGAACGGGTTCTTCTGTTGCCTACGAAATCGCATCGACTTGGCGAGTACGGCACTCACCTTGGCCTGGGAGGCATCGATGCGACGGCGCGACTCAGCGCGGGCTTGAGCATGAGTATTCACGATCGACTCCTTTAGCGGCAGCGGCCTCCGCAGTCTTTTTGAAGAACGGAGACCGGTTGATAGTGCCTCCCGCCAAAATTGACTATTAGCCGGGAGATCCAACGCTTACGCCGGTGTCGACTTGACGATCTCTATCGGAGAACTGACCGCCTACTCGCGGTCTGCTAGCCAACAAGCTGGCACTTGAGCACATCCTGTTCCGGTGCCATGCGACACATTATCCAATCGCGGGTGGCGGCGCGCGGGCTACACTACGTGTAGACCCGCCAGTTCCACGGTTTCAGCACTGAACGCTGTCGGATGGCGATTTACGATAGCTTCGAAGATACTCCGCATCACCGCATCGGACTCGAAATCGGTGCGACACCGAAGCAGACCGGAATGGGAGACGCTGCGCTGCACTGCGGCAATTAGCCCACCAGCGCAGAGGCTCTTGATGATGTTATGCGGTAAACGCCCCGAGCGGCGCAACGTCGTTACGGCCTCGGCGAGGACATCGAGAATCTCCTCCTCCGCGGCTGAGAAGGGTCCCGTACCAAGCCTGCCTTTTTTCAGCAAGTAGCGGCGGGCCAGATTAAGCGCATGATGATCCAACTCGGCCTGGACCCTTGTGTTCATAACGCCACGCGCTTTAAGGCTGCTTTCCAGTGCGATGAGATAATCCCAGTTGAGGGACTGAGAAATCTGTGCGACGACACGATCCATAGTGACTGTCCATGCAAGAGCTAGCCTCAATGGCAGTCTGATAGCATCCGATAAGTATCGTTCCCGACCGTCCGTCTCGACACACGGAGGCCGTCATAACCCTGGAGCGTACTGACCTCTCGCTCCGCCTCCGAGCCAGATCTTTCGATCTCTCCGCTCCCAACACGGATTAGTTTAGCGAAGCACCGGGATTGAAGCGGGCGGACCTACGTCGTAGTAATGTCATGAACCGCCATCTCGGATTGCACAAGGACGAAGCTTAAAGATGCGTTTATAGAAAATTATGGAATGAAGATGTGTCTAGCTCATACGCGGTTGCCAAAAAACTATTTATTAGCAATTGGCTGGAATGCCAGAGTTTAAGGCGAGTACGCAATCATTCCAGGTAATGGCCATAGAAGATCGTATCAGCTTAGAGCACATTGGTAGACGTTCGGACGTCGGGGGTTCGACACGCT includes these proteins:
- a CDS encoding Crp/Fnr family transcriptional regulator — encoded protein: MPEDSKPQRNSLLAALPDDVQQRLSSHLELVHLALGQVLYESGESVRYVYFPTDSIVSLLNVMENGATAEIAVVGNEGLVGISLFMGGESTPSRAVVQSGGYAYRLQGQRLTEEFDRHGDMLVLMLRYTQALITQMSQTAVCNRHHSIDQQLCRWLLLSLDRLPGDQLNMTQELIANMLGVRREGVTEAAGKLQRQGIIEYSRGHITVLDRKQLEQLSCECYAVVKKETDRLLSYLPIRS
- a CDS encoding putative bifunctional diguanylate cyclase/phosphodiesterase, yielding MDVNLMVVSTKARATGFIKSLGSTSTVFGVSQFNSVGSALEALKGEEKPDVIVLVLTKSVLKPVKILELLSAAAKKSSPIPVLLLGSESFRARVDFALQEGAHIYIGDELSHPRLLIQVLQDVWTGSEGYRVRNSALSRAKITLDSISDGVIGTDGEGKVEYINPAAEKLTGWPKELAKGKPVSDVMKVKLDGAFGDIPHPVELALSKLAPTGLSAGAVLLRRNGGSIDIEDSTAPMIDEKGAVTGAVIVFHDVSMERAMKAKMTYLAEHDQLTHLPNRLLFRDRAAQSLRSAVRNHSNVAILFLDLDNFKGINDSFGHSVGDKLLVSVAARLSGCVREEDTVSRQGGDEFLVLLAGLKSREAAEKVAKKIISSCNEPYLIDHQEIHITISMGIGFSPQEHVDIDSLIAQADTAMYRTKQNGRNGYTFFSNEIGAQAQERQKIEEGLRQCIDLNEIRLVYQPKIDLSNGAVVGVEALMRWRNDALGEVAPNSFIPVAEATRLVVALGRWAIKEACTQIGQWKSLGLGEIKIAVNVSALELEDDSYADYVSTVLRDCKLDPGLLQLEVTETIFIKDLSECLIRLEVLKEAGVLLALDDFGTGYSSFSYLTRMPFDFLKIDRSFVHDIELDSGREAVVGAMLSMAKSLGLTVIAEGIETSAEADFFMNSGCDQAQGFFFSKPLEAMDMSYFLSQQRLSTA